One stretch of Lagenorhynchus albirostris chromosome 13, mLagAlb1.1, whole genome shotgun sequence DNA includes these proteins:
- the LOC132531629 gene encoding SNRPN upstream reading frame protein-like: MERARDRLHLRWTTEQHVPEGEVQVKRRSTASLNNQECHLYPRRSQQQQQVPVVDFQAELRQAFLAETPRGG; the protein is encoded by the coding sequence ATGGAGCGGGCCAGGGACCGTTTACACCTGAGATGGACCACAGAACAGCACGTACCAGAGGGAGAAGTCCAAGTCAAACGGAGAAGCACAGCCTCACTGAACAACCAGGAGTGTCACCTGTACCCAAGGCGatctcagcagcagcagcaagtaCCTGTGGTGGATTTCCAGGCGGAACTGAGACAGGCATTCTTAGCTGAAACACCAAGAGGTGGTTAA